A DNA window from Shewanella baltica contains the following coding sequences:
- a CDS encoding diheme cytochrome c translates to MTKQAHPISWFLGSSLTAAALAIGVIGISLTLTGTGYADDGRGLSRAIPQNAEYTAECGSCHMAYPANLLPADKWRAITANLENHFGDNASLDPQVTARIEEYLVQHAAQNGKVMKNSKPLLAGAGPQKITEQAFFIRKHDEIPRRMVQDNPKVGSFSQCSNCHNLAEKGIFDEDTVNIPGFGRWDD, encoded by the coding sequence ATGACTAAACAAGCACACCCTATTAGCTGGTTCTTAGGTTCATCACTCACAGCTGCGGCATTAGCCATTGGCGTTATCGGTATCAGCCTAACCTTAACCGGCACAGGCTATGCGGACGATGGCCGCGGGCTCAGCCGCGCCATTCCACAAAATGCAGAATATACGGCAGAATGTGGCAGCTGCCACATGGCTTACCCCGCGAACTTACTCCCCGCCGACAAGTGGCGCGCCATTACCGCAAATCTTGAGAATCACTTTGGTGATAACGCCAGCCTAGATCCTCAAGTCACTGCTAGAATTGAGGAATATCTTGTTCAACATGCGGCGCAAAATGGTAAGGTGATGAAAAACAGCAAGCCACTGCTTGCAGGCGCTGGGCCGCAGAAGATCACAGAACAGGCATTTTTTATTCGCAAACACGATGAGATCCCAAGACGTATGGTGCAAGATAACCCCAAAGTCGGCTCATTCAGTCAATGCAGCAATTGTCACAACCTCGCAGAGAAGGGCATATTCGATGAAGATACCGTTAATATTCCTGGCTTTGGCCGTTGGGATGATTAG
- a CDS encoding PepSY domain-containing protein, whose translation MISSPSCNAHDDDLSNKVVEWVKEGKVLPFDTIMQRYESRLKGRLLDLEVEQKHGRIIYELEILRDDGIVYEIKIDAKTGEWLKEKVD comes from the coding sequence ATGATTAGCAGCCCCAGCTGCAATGCCCACGACGATGATCTTTCAAACAAGGTGGTCGAGTGGGTTAAGGAGGGCAAGGTTTTGCCCTTCGACACCATAATGCAACGCTATGAATCACGGCTAAAAGGACGGTTGCTCGATCTCGAAGTCGAGCAAAAACATGGCAGGATCATCTACGAGCTCGAAATCCTCCGTGACGATGGCATAGTGTATGAAATCAAGATTGACGCCAAAACTGGCGAGTGGCTAAAGGAAAAGGTCGACTGA
- a CDS encoding DUF1924 domain-containing protein: MNRFTRYTNKSRLTIVAISTLLLTSLSVSAANSKVQSLPLSAERIGTQLQSYQAQGAGPFTAAAGQKLWLQDMDGRSCASCHTAKVTDMGMHQNTRKSIDPMAPSITADRLTDSAKIEKWFTRNCNWTFKRDCTPQEKGDALLWLSLQ, translated from the coding sequence ATGAACAGATTCACCAGATACACGAATAAAAGTCGCCTTACCATTGTCGCAATTTCAACCTTGCTGCTGACTAGCCTTAGCGTTAGCGCCGCCAACAGTAAAGTGCAAAGCCTGCCACTTAGCGCTGAGCGCATTGGCACGCAGCTGCAAAGCTATCAAGCCCAAGGCGCAGGACCCTTTACCGCCGCCGCAGGACAAAAGCTTTGGCTACAGGACATGGACGGTCGTAGCTGCGCCAGTTGCCATACCGCCAAAGTCACCGACATGGGGATGCACCAAAACACCCGAAAATCCATTGACCCTATGGCGCCGTCGATTACCGCAGATCGGTTAACCGACTCAGCCAAAATCGAGAAATGGTTTACCCGTAACTGTAACTGGACCTTTAAACGCGACTGCACGCCGCAGGAAAAAGGCGATGCCTTACTCTGGTTAAGCCTCCAATAA
- a CDS encoding winged helix-turn-helix domain-containing protein, which yields MRLLLIEDDTDLVARLIPALNKAGYTVEHADNGIDGAFLGEEENFEAVILDLGLPGKPGLQVLGQWRQKGLAMPVLILTARDAWHERVDGLKAGADDYLGKPFHIEELLARLEVLIRRHFGRADNVLQHAGVSLDVDKQAVTNVDGEVIELTKIEYRLLHYLMVNPSKIVSKSELSERIYEEDQIKDSNVIEVYVNRLRQRLGKDYIETRRGQGYRLKE from the coding sequence ATGCGTTTGCTATTGATTGAAGATGATACTGATCTGGTCGCGCGCCTCATTCCCGCCCTAAACAAGGCGGGTTATACCGTCGAGCACGCCGATAACGGTATTGATGGCGCCTTTTTAGGCGAAGAAGAAAACTTCGAAGCCGTGATCCTCGATCTCGGTTTACCCGGCAAACCCGGTTTACAAGTCCTCGGCCAATGGCGACAAAAAGGCTTAGCCATGCCAGTGCTGATCCTCACCGCCCGCGATGCTTGGCATGAGCGGGTCGACGGCCTCAAGGCGGGTGCCGATGATTACCTTGGCAAGCCTTTTCATATTGAAGAACTACTCGCAAGGCTCGAAGTGTTGATCCGCCGCCACTTTGGCCGCGCCGACAATGTGTTGCAACATGCGGGCGTCTCCCTCGATGTCGACAAACAAGCCGTCACCAATGTCGACGGTGAAGTGATAGAGCTGACTAAGATTGAATATCGCCTACTGCATTATTTAATGGTCAATCCCAGTAAAATCGTCTCTAAGTCAGAGCTCAGTGAACGCATTTACGAAGAAGATCAAATCAAGGACAGCAATGTCATCGAAGTGTACGTCAACCGCCTGCGCCAACGCTTAGGCAAGGATTATATCGAAACCCGTCGCGGCCAAGGTTATCGACTCAAGGAGTAA